In the Anaerolineales bacterium genome, GCACGGCCGCCCATAGAACGGGGAGGTATTGCGATTCCGGTCTCATATGTACCTGATCGCAATCAGGCCCCCGCAGGCGTACCTCCCCCCTACCCAAATGGGTCTGGAGTTGACCCGGTAACGTGGACACCATTATGCTTGTGAGGAAGGAGTCCACAATGCCGAGAACGCGTCTACCGTATTCGCCGGAATTCCGGCAGCAGATCATCGAGATGGTGCGAGCGGGCCGCAGCCCTGAGGAACTCGCACGCGAGTTCGAGCCGACAGCGCAGACGATGAACCACTGGGTCAAGCAGGCTGACCTGGATGACGGTCGTCGCCAAGACGGGCTGACCACGGCCGAACGCCAAGAGCTTGTGCGTCTGCGTCGAGAGATCAAGCAGGTTCGCCTTGAGCGGGAAATCCTGGCAAAAGCCGCCGCCTGGTTCTCGCGGGAGACCGGCTCGATTCCGCCCGAATCTTCGAATTCGTGAGCGCCAACCGGGCAACCTATCCTGTGGCCACGATGTGTCGTGTGCTGGACGTCTCCACCAGCGGCTACTATGCGTGGCTGAAGCGCATGCCTTCGCATCGCTCTCAGGCAGACGCGCTCTTGACGGACCAGATCCGCCAGATCCATCTCCGCTCGCGGGGAACGTATGGGGCGCCCCGCGTCCAAGCTGAGCTGTACGACGAGGGGGTACACGTGGGTCGCAAGCGAGTGGCTCGGCTGATGCAAGCGGCCGGATTGCAGGGCGTTAGCCGCCGCAGGCATGCGCGAACGACCCTGCGAGAGGTCGGGGCTCGCCCTGCGCCGGACTTGGTGGAGCGTCACTTCGTCGCTGCCGGTCCCAACAAACTCTGGGTGGCCGACATCACCTACATCTCGACCTGGACAGGTTCCCTGTACCTGGCCGTCGTTGTG is a window encoding:
- a CDS encoding IS3 family transposase (programmed frameshift), whose product is MPRTRLPYSPEFRQQIIEMVRAGRSPEELAREFEPTAQTMNHWVKQADLDDGRRQDGLTTAERQELVRLRREIKQVRLEREILAKAAGLVLAGDRLDSARIFEFVSANRATYPVATMCRVLDVSTSGYYAWLKRMPSHRSQADALLTDQIRQIHLRSRGTYGAPRVQAELYDEGVHVGRKRVARLMQAAGLQGVSRRRHARTTLREVGARPAPDLVERHFVAAGPNKLWVADITYISTWTGSLYLAVVVDTWSRRVVGWSMATHLRTELVLDALEMAIRQRRPAGVIHHSDQGSQYTSIAFGNRCREAGVRPSMGSVGDCYDNALCESFFATLECELLDRRHFRSQEEARRAVFEFIEGWYNPHRRHSSLNYASPARYEMVHTRAA